CCCCACATCCTGTTTACCTTCTCGAGCTGCTCGGGGGTCAGCATCCCGCGAAATTCCCCGAACGTTCCCGCCATGGCGAGGGCTCCTTCAGAGAGAATATCCACGGCCTTTTCGGCGGTCTTCCCGATCATCTCGTCATTCATCGTCCCGTCCCGGAGGGCGGCCCGGCCTTCCTTCAGCACGGCAAGCAGCCTGCCCATCCGCTCCTGCATGGCGGGTGCCGAATCTGTGAAGAGTTTCCCGGCCTTCTCCCGCTGCTCTTCCGTCAGGTCCAGGAAGCCATGCCGGAAATCGTGCCTTTTTCCGGGAAAATCGGCAATCCGCTGCTCCGCCCGCTTTTCCAGGAGGGAAAGGACATTTTCCGCCTTGGCGCGCTGTTTCTCGTCCAGCATTCCGTACAGGTCCGAAGCGGCCCGGAGGGCTCCCTCCGCCATTTTCACCAGTTCAGGCCGTGCACTCGCGAGGACCTCACCGGCTTTCTTTCCGTCAAAGGGCTCAGTACCGGAAAACAGCGACCGGACTTCCCCCCGAAGGCCGAACAGAACCCTGGCCGCGGTCCACTTCTGCTCCCGCAGCTTCCCCAGTATGCCGTCCGCCTTTGTCCACTGCTCCTCAGTGAAATCCAGAGGATTGACGGCCCGGAACATTTCGGCCCTGAAGGTCGGCTCTCCGCCGCTCCTCCACCGTCCCGGAGCTCCCCATGCAAACGCTCCTCCGAGAAGAACCAGGACTGCCGCCCCAAGCAGCGCTCCGGAAAATATCGATCGTTTTGTCATGTGTTCAACCTCCCTCTGCAAGATGCCGGGGTGCTCCCCGGTGCGGCAGGATCATACACCGGAGAGCATGAACGTGCCCTTCAGCCAATCCGCAGGAACATCAAGAAAAGTAAACGTCTTCCCCCTCTCCTTAACCAACCTTTACCTCCCGCCGCTCCCGGCTGTCGTATAATGGCTTCAGCGCCGGAAAGATGGTCGTCCCGGCCGATTCATGAACGAGAGGAGGCCAAGGCCGTGCATACCCTTCTTCTGCTCGATGACGACAGGGAGCTCTGCGACCTGCTGACGGACTACCTGAAGCCCGAGGGATTCGAAATCCTCACCGCCCACGACGGCAACACGGGACTGGCGGCCGCCCTGAACTTCCCGTCCCTGGACCTCATTCTGCTCGACGTGATGCTCCCCGGAAAGAACGGCTTCGACGTCCTCCGGGAGCTGCGGGCCTATTCCGGGGTTCCCGTCCTCATGCTCACCGCCAAGGGGGACGAAGTGGACAGGATCGTGGGCCTCGAACTGGGGGCGGACGACTACCTGCCCAAGCCCTTCAATCCCCGGGAGCTCCTGGCCCGCATACGGGCCATCCTCCGCCGGAAAGACTCCCCCGCTGCCCCCAACGCCCAGGAGCGGCTTGTCTCCGGGGACATCGAACTGGACCCCGCCCGGCGGACAATCCGCGCGGGAGGAGCGGACATCGACCTCACCACGGTGGAATTCAAGCTCCTGGAAGCCCTTCTCCGCACGCCGGGGAAGGTGGTGTCCCGGGACGCCCTCTCCCGGGCCGCCCTGGACCGTCCCCTCTCCCCCTTCGAGCGGAGCCTGGACGTCCACATGAGCAACCTTCGGAAAAAACTCGGCCCCTGCCCTGACGGATCGCCCCGGATCAGGACTCTCAGGAGCGAAGGATACCTCCTGGCATGCGAAGCTACACACTGAAGCTCTTCTGGTGGTTCTGGCTCACCGCCGCCGTGGCGGTCGTTGCCAGCCACATGATAGGCAAGCTTGCCGAGGAGGAGCAGTTCCGGAACCGGGGGGAAACCCTGCGGGAGATCGCCGCCCTCTACGGCGAAAAGGCCGTCTCGATACTCGACCGGAGCGGCAGCGGGGCGGCCCTGGACTACGTAACCGGCCTGCAGCGCACCATCCGCATCACCGGTTTTCTCTTCGATGAAAACGGAAAGGAAATGTTCGGCCAGCCCGTCCCGGACTACATCCGCGCCATCCTTGCCGAGGCACGGAAGAAGAACGGACCGGCGGGCAGCTTCGAGCGGGGGCGGCCTCTCTTCGCCGTTCCCCTGGAGTCGCGGCCCGGATACATATTCGCCGGAGCCCTGCCGAACCTCTTCAGGGAAAGAACCTCAGCCGCGACCTTCTACCGCCTCTTCACCGCCGTCCTGGCCGCCGCCTTTTTATCGTGGATCCTGGCGGTCAGGCTCACCCGGCCCCTCAAGGGACTGGGAAAAACCATGAGGAAATTCGCCGCCGGAGCCCTGGACGCCCGGGAAGAGCGGGCAGCCCGACGAAAGGACGACATCGGCGCCCTGGCCCGGGACTTCAACGCTATGGCCGCCAGGATCGAAGAACTGCTGAAGGGGCAGCGGAGACTGCTTGCCGACGTATCCCACGAGCTGCGCTCTCCCCTCACCCGTCTCGGCGTGGCCCTGGAGCTTGCACGGAGACACATTCCCGAGGAAGCGTCCGGAGAATATGAGAGAATGGAAAACGAGCTGGCGCGGATGAACACCCTCATCGGCTCCCTGCTTCAGCTCTCGAGGCTCGACGCCCTGGACAGGCCCGAAAACCGGCAGACCATGGACCTTTCGGCCCTTCTGGGAGAGATCGCCGAGGACGGAGAATTCGAGGGAGCCCCCCACGGCAGGGGAGTGTCCGCGGACATCCTTCCCGGAGTATCCTACTCCGGCGACCCCGCCCTGCTCCGGAGCGCCGTGGAAAACCTGGTCCGCAACGCACTCCGCTACTCCCCCGAGGGAGAAACGGTGGACGTATCGCTCGCGCTGCAGGACGGCAAGGTACGCATTCTCGTGGAGGACAGGGGACCGGGAGTGCCCGATGAGGAACTGGAGCACATCTTCACCCCCTTCCACAGGGTGGAGCAGGCCCGGGAACGGACCCTCCCCGACGAAGGCTGCGGTCTCGGCCTCGCCATCGCGGGACGGGCGGCGGCCCTCCACGGAGGGACCGTCACCGCCCGGAACAGGCCCGAAGGCGGACTTGCCGTGGAAATACTGCTGCCGGAAGACCGGCCGGAAAAAGACTGAGGAGGAGACATCATGCCGGGAAGGACACGGGCGGACATCGCCCCGGGAATGAAAGTGAAGGTCGTGAAAAAGGAAGACCAGGGAACGGGGAAGCTCACCGAAGGCATCGTGGAAAGCCTGCTGACCAAAAGCCCCCACCACCCCCGGGGCATCAAGGTCCGCCTCGTGGGCGGCGAAGTGGGACGGGTGCGGGAAATACCGGAAGAATAACGCTGCCGTCAAAATACAAGCGCAAGGAGTGTGCTGCCATGAGAAGCGCGGAAGAAAAGGCGGAATCCAGAAGGGCCGTCCTCGAACAGCTCGGCAAGATGGGCATTTCCTACGAGATGATAGAGCACGATGCGGCCTATACGGTGGAGGACATGGACCGCATCGGCTTCGACGAAAAGGTGACCGTCTGCAAGAACCTCTTCGTCCGGGACCAGAAGAAAAAGCCCTCCCACTGGCTCGTGGTGGTGCACAAGGACAAGCGGGCCGACCTGGACAGCCTGGCGGAGCAGCTCGGCACAAAGCACCTCAGCTTCGCCTCCGCCGACCGGCTGAAACGGTACCTCGGCCTCGCCCAGGGAGAGGTCACCCCCCTCGGCGTCCTCAACGACGCGAACCATGAAGTGACCGTGGTCTTCGATCAGGATCTCAAGGGAAAAGAGCACCTCGGCGTGCACCCCAACGACAACACGGCCACCCTGATCCTCTCCTACGACGACATCCTCACGTTCGTCACCGGACAGGGCAACCCCGTCCGGCACATCACCGTCAGGGGGTAGCCCGACCGGCCGGGGAACTCAGCGCAACTCCCTGGTGGTGTGGAAGACGATCTCCGGCCACTTCTCCCCCACGTACTTCAGCAGCCACTCCCCTTCGGCGAGGAAGGCCAGGTTGCCCTCCCCGTCGAGGGCGAGCTGGTTTTGGTTGACTTTCTGGAACTCTGCCAGCCGCTTCGGGTCGTCGCAGGTCACCCACCGGGCCAGCCCGAAATTCACCGGCTCGTAATCGGCATCCACGCCGTATTCGGCCTTCAGGCGGGCGATGGTCACGTCGAACTGCAGCACCCCCACCGCCCCGAGAATGTAGTCGTTCCTCGCCAGGGGCCGGAAAAGCTGCACCGCCCCTTCCTCCGTAAGCTGCAGCAGCCCCTTCTGGAGCTGCTTCGCCTTCAGGGGCGTCTGGAGCCGCACCCGCCGGAAGTGCTCCGGGGCGAAGCTCGGGATGCCGGTGAACTTCAGGGGCTCCTTCTCGCTGAAGGTATCGCCGATCTTGATGGTGCCGTGGTTGTACAGGCCCACGATGTCCCCCGGCCAGGCTTCCTCTGCCAGGGCCCGCTCCTGGGCCATGAAGATCACGGGATTCGCCGCCGTCACGTCCTTGCCGATGCGGTGGTGCCGCATCTTCATCCCCCGCTCGAACTTCCCCGAACAGACCCGCAGAAAGGCCAGCCTGTCCCGGTGGGACGGGTCCATGTTGGCCTGGATCTTGAAGACGAATCCCGAAAAGGCTTCCTCCTCCGGGGCCACCGTGCGGCTCACCGCCTCCCGGGGCCGGGGCGCCGGGGCGATCTCCACGAAGGCGTCCAGCAGCTCCCTCACGCCGAAGTTGTTCACCGCGCTGCCGAAAAAGACCGGCGTCTGGTTCGCCCTCAGGTAATGCTCCAGCTCAAAGGGGTTCGCCGCCCCCTCCAGCAGGGCCAGGTCGTCCCGAAGCTCCTCCGCCTGCCGGCCGAGCGCCTTGTCCAGCGCGGGATCGTTCACGTCCCGGATGGTCCGCACGTCCTCCACCCGGTCGCTTCCCGGGGTGAAGAGGTTCAGCTCCTTCCGGTAGAGGTTGTAGGTGCCCCGGAAGAGCTTCCCCATGCCGATGGGCCACGACAGGGGGGCGCACTCCACCTGGAGCTTCTCCTCGATGTCGCCCAGGATGTCCAGGGGGGCCATTCCCTCACGGTCCAGCTTGTTGATGAAGGTGATGATGGGGGTGTTCCGCATCCGGCACACCTCCATGAGCTTCCGGGTCTGGGTCTCCACGCCCTTCACGCTGTCGATCACCATGATCACGCTGTCCACGGCGGTCAGAACCCGGTAGGTGTCCTCCGAGAAATCCTCGTGCCCCGGCGTGTCCAGCAGGTTGATCTCGT
The sequence above is drawn from the Aminivibrio pyruvatiphilus genome and encodes:
- a CDS encoding response regulator transcription factor, which translates into the protein MHTLLLLDDDRELCDLLTDYLKPEGFEILTAHDGNTGLAAALNFPSLDLILLDVMLPGKNGFDVLRELRAYSGVPVLMLTAKGDEVDRIVGLELGADDYLPKPFNPRELLARIRAILRRKDSPAAPNAQERLVSGDIELDPARRTIRAGGADIDLTTVEFKLLEALLRTPGKVVSRDALSRAALDRPLSPFERSLDVHMSNLRKKLGPCPDGSPRIRTLRSEGYLLACEATH
- a CDS encoding Spy/CpxP family protein refolding chaperone, translating into MTKRSIFSGALLGAAVLVLLGGAFAWGAPGRWRSGGEPTFRAEMFRAVNPLDFTEEQWTKADGILGKLREQKWTAARVLFGLRGEVRSLFSGTEPFDGKKAGEVLASARPELVKMAEGALRAASDLYGMLDEKQRAKAENVLSLLEKRAEQRIADFPGKRHDFRHGFLDLTEEQREKAGKLFTDSAPAMQERMGRLLAVLKEGRAALRDGTMNDEMIGKTAEKAVDILSEGALAMAGTFGEFRGMLTPEQLEKVNRMWGRHGRHPRK
- a CDS encoding ATP-binding protein — protein: MRSYTLKLFWWFWLTAAVAVVASHMIGKLAEEEQFRNRGETLREIAALYGEKAVSILDRSGSGAALDYVTGLQRTIRITGFLFDENGKEMFGQPVPDYIRAILAEARKKNGPAGSFERGRPLFAVPLESRPGYIFAGALPNLFRERTSAATFYRLFTAVLAAAFLSWILAVRLTRPLKGLGKTMRKFAAGALDAREERAARRKDDIGALARDFNAMAARIEELLKGQRRLLADVSHELRSPLTRLGVALELARRHIPEEASGEYERMENELARMNTLIGSLLQLSRLDALDRPENRQTMDLSALLGEIAEDGEFEGAPHGRGVSADILPGVSYSGDPALLRSAVENLVRNALRYSPEGETVDVSLALQDGKVRILVEDRGPGVPDEELEHIFTPFHRVEQARERTLPDEGCGLGLAIAGRAAALHGGTVTARNRPEGGLAVEILLPEDRPEKD
- a CDS encoding prolyl-tRNA synthetase associated domain-containing protein, translating into MRSAEEKAESRRAVLEQLGKMGISYEMIEHDAAYTVEDMDRIGFDEKVTVCKNLFVRDQKKKPSHWLVVVHKDKRADLDSLAEQLGTKHLSFASADRLKRYLGLAQGEVTPLGVLNDANHEVTVVFDQDLKGKEHLGVHPNDNTATLILSYDDILTFVTGQGNPVRHITVRG
- a CDS encoding YwbE family protein — protein: MPGRTRADIAPGMKVKVVKKEDQGTGKLTEGIVESLLTKSPHHPRGIKVRLVGGEVGRVREIPEE
- a CDS encoding peptide chain release factor 3 yields the protein MAAHSDVPHQKSSLRKEIERRRTFAIISHPDAGKTTLTEKLLLFGGAINLAGAVKARKASRHATSDWMSIEQERGISVTSSVMKFEYRDYEINLLDTPGHEDFSEDTYRVLTAVDSVIMVIDSVKGVETQTRKLMEVCRMRNTPIITFINKLDREGMAPLDILGDIEEKLQVECAPLSWPIGMGKLFRGTYNLYRKELNLFTPGSDRVEDVRTIRDVNDPALDKALGRQAEELRDDLALLEGAANPFELEHYLRANQTPVFFGSAVNNFGVRELLDAFVEIAPAPRPREAVSRTVAPEEEAFSGFVFKIQANMDPSHRDRLAFLRVCSGKFERGMKMRHHRIGKDVTAANPVIFMAQERALAEEAWPGDIVGLYNHGTIKIGDTFSEKEPLKFTGIPSFAPEHFRRVRLQTPLKAKQLQKGLLQLTEEGAVQLFRPLARNDYILGAVGVLQFDVTIARLKAEYGVDADYEPVNFGLARWVTCDDPKRLAEFQKVNQNQLALDGEGNLAFLAEGEWLLKYVGEKWPEIVFHTTRELR